Proteins encoded within one genomic window of Trichoderma asperellum chromosome 2, complete sequence:
- a CDS encoding uncharacterized protein (EggNog:ENOG41~CAZy:GH3), translating into MAASFDTDIVYRVGRAIGTEARSIGIHGCFSPVLDLAQEPRWGRVQETFGEDKVLTSHIGVAYSSGLSKNKTWSEDAVFPIMKHFAAHGAAQAGHNTAPFTGLGTRQIMQDLFIPFKANFDKGGARGVMMAYHEIDGIPAAVSPMLYQALEDWGFDGFTLADDTCMRNLLTEHKVASSQADAMQQWFNAGGMIDFYDWDLDSYLTTTKDLVANGSVPLKTLQSHVRQILGVKWDLGLFNNPYIPDNIDPLAIVASHQDVALEAAHKSIILLKNDNSTLPLDPSKSKVALIGPFADTINLGDYSGALGQYPAKYAHTLRQGMLSHLKNSSSGGQLKSSWGTNSWEYNNQYVVPGYLLSAPDGTAGGLKATYYAETNFTSPKASRLEVPAQDWGLYPPQGLSSNNFSAIWEGQFESPTDLDVNGWIGVAIGPNSTSKLYVDGKFIASKGYGPDGNVLGNIEGYGWIQQNNSIPPQDGVEFTFKKGAKHNVKIELQSWNNFKKTANVNSVNSQLIFWWNLVSPNGDALDQAVAIAQDSDVIVLAVGAAWNSDGEGGDRGTLDLAPSQEALARKIYALGKPVVLVLEGGRPFAIPDHYQQSAAVLDTHFGGQAGGQAIADVIFGAFNPGGRVPITIPYSVGQLPAYYNYKPSARAAQYLDIPSDPVYPFGHGLSYTTFSTSSPTASIRSTNSKRSSVDTRTNSQTFGGGDWIDFSVTVQNTGTVSGSYVVQIYLLGRVSIITQPVKQLVAFQRVYLDAGEKKTISLELEVDRYLMILDRTNKWELEKGSYTFSLLENGGSNADTSKSVSLQCVG; encoded by the exons ATGGCTGCTTCGTTCGATACGGATATTGTATATCGCGTTGGTCGGGCCATAGGGACAGAAGCGCGGTCTATCGGAATACATGGCTGCTTTTCGCCAGTTCTTGATCTTGCCCAAGAGCCTCGATGGGGAAGGGTTCAAG AAACTTTTGGCGAAGATAAAGTTCTCACATCGCATATTGGGGTTGCCTACTCTTCTGGTCTGTCCAAGAATAAAACGTGGTCAGAAGACGCGGTTTTTCCTATTATGAAG CACTTTGCCGCCCACGGTGCTGCCCAAGCGGGCCACAACACTGCTCCATTCACGGGGCTTGGAACTCGACAGATTATGCAAGATCTTTTTATCCCGTTTAAAGCAAATTTCGACAAAGGGGGGGCGAGAGGAGTAATGAT GGCATATCATGAAATTGATGGAATACCCGCTGCTGTTTCCCCTATGCTGTACCAGGCTCTAGAAGATTGGGGTTTTGATGGATTTACTCTAGCAGATGATACTTGCATGAGAAACCTTCTCACAGAACACAAAGTGGCAAGCTCTCAAGCAGACGCCATGCAACAATGGTTTAATGCTGGTGGTATGATTGACTTTTATGACTGGGATCTCGATTCCTATTTAACT ACCACGAAAGACCTTGTTGCCAATGGATCTGTGCCACTCAAGACTCTTCAATCGCATGTTCGACAGATTTTGGGCGTCAAGTGGGATCTCGGCCTATTTAACAATCCTTACATTCCCGATAATATTGATCCGCTTGCTATTGTTGCCAGTCACCAAGACGTTGCGTTGGAAGCTGCACATAAGAGCATAATACTGCTTAAGAATGACAATAGTACACTTCCGTTGGATCCATCAAAATCCAAGGTTGCACTGATCGGGCCTTTTGCCGATACAATTAATTTGGGAGATTACTCTGGCGCTCTTGGGCAGTACCCTGCTAAGTATGCACACACTCTTCGCCAGGGCATGCTAAGCCATTTGAAGAACAGTAGCTCAGGTGGACAGCTTAAATCTAGCTGGGGTACCAATAGCTGGGAATACAATAACCAATATGTGGTCCCAGGGTATCTCCTTTCTGCCCCTGACGGCACGGCTGGAGGTTTGAAGGCAACGTACTACGCCGAGACCAACTTTACATCCCCCAAGGCATCAAGATTAGAGGTTCCCGCCCAGGATTGGGGATTATATCCCCCGCAAGGCCTTTCTTCAAATAACTTTAGCGCCATCTGGGAAGGCCAATTTGAATCCCCGACGGATTTAGACGTCAATGGATGGATTGGCGTTGCGATTGGGCCGAACAGTACATCAAAGCTCTATGTTGATGGCAAGTTTATTGCGTCCAAGGGCTACGGCCCCGACGGCAATGTCTTGGGAAATATCGAAGGCTATGGGTGGATACAGCAAAATAATTCTATACCACCCCAGGATGGCGTAGAGTTTACATTTAAAAAAGGCGCCAAACACAACGTGAAAATTGAACTGCAATCGTGGAATAACTTCAAAAAAACAGCCAATGTCAATTCTGTTAACTCACAGCTCATTTTCTGGTGGAATCTGGTGTCGCCAAACGGCGATGCGCTCGACCAAGCTGTGGCAATTGCACAAGATAGCGATGTTATTGTCCTCGCCGTGGGAGCTGCTTGGAATAGTGATGGCGAAGGCGGCGATCGTGGAACTTTGGATCTCGCACCAAGCCAGGAGGCCTTGGCCAGGAAGATTTATGCCCTTGGTAAGCCAGTAGTGCTTGTCCTTGAAGGTGGAAGGCCATTTGCCATACCAGATCATTATCAACAATCTGCCGCAGTGCTGGATACTCATTTCGGAGGGCAAGCTGGGGGGCAAGCAATTGCAGATGTAATCTTTGGTGCGTTTAATCCAGGCGGACGCGTGCCAATCACGATACCTTACTCGGTGGGCCAGCTTCCAGCATACTACAATTACAAGCCTTCAGCTCGGGCAGCGCAGTATTTGGACATTCCGTCTGATCCGGTGTATCCATTTGGACACGGCTTGTCGTATACTACCttttcaacttcttctcCGACTGCATCAATAAGAAGCACCAACTCAAAAAGATCCAGTGTTGATACACGAACTAATAGCCAGACGTTTGGTGGCGGTGATTGGATCGACTTCTCCGTGACTGTCCAGAATACTGGCACCGTTTCTGGCAGCTACGTCGTCCAGATCTATTTATTGGGCCGTGTATCCATCATTACACAGCCTGTAAAACAACTCGTCGCTTTCCAACGAGTGTATTTGGATGCCGGGGAGAAAAAGACTATTTCGCTGGAATTGGAAGTGGATCGATATTTGATGATTCTCGATCGGACAAACAAATGGGAATTAGAGAAGGGTTCTTACACTTTTTCCCTCTTGGAGAATGGAGGCAGCAATGCCGACACTAGTAAGAGCGTCTCGCTGCAATGCGTTGGCTGA
- the CHI3_1 gene encoding Endochitinase 3 (CAZy:GH18~SECRETED:SignalP(1-19)), protein MFFRNAVAVTSLLAALSSAQPSGPELAVYWGAEDDSTTLSDVCSDNSYGIVNLAFLDTFFAAGGFPQLSMSGLDGPSQAQKSAGATGLKDGSSLVDAIKQCQSAGKLVLLSLGGAGADVTLQSDSDGEKIADTLWNLFGGGTDNQELRPFGDIKLDGFDLDNESGNPTGYLAMVKRFKSNFQSDTSKTYFLTAAPQCPFPDASQPQDVCSELDFVWVQFYNNGDCNIAQSDFLNSVQTWSSGIGNAKLYIGALASGSDGDQGFADANTLLGAIQDVKNMNLSNYGGAMLWEAQLAVQNDNFQQKIAPGL, encoded by the exons ATGTTTTTTCGCAACGCCGTCGCTGTAACAAGCCTTTTGGCTGCACTTTCTAGTGCCCAACCCTCCGGTCCCGAATTGGCCGTGTACTGGGGTGCTGAAGATGATAGCACGACTCTCAGCGACGTGTGTTCAGACAATTCCTATGGCATTGTGAATCTTGCCTTCCTCGACACTTTCTTTGCTGCAGGAGGTTTTCCTCAACTCAGCATGAGCGGGTTGGATGGCCCATCTCAAGCTCAGAAAAGCGCTGGTGCCACTGGTCTCAAGGATGGTAGCAGCCTTGTGGATGCTATCAAGCAGTGCCAGTCGGCCGGGAAGCTGGTTCTTCTTAGCCTtggtggcgctggcgctgatgTCACTCTCCAATCAGACTCTGATGGGGAAAAAATCGCTGATACGCTTTGGAATCTGTTCGGTGGTGGTACTGATAACCAAGAGCTGCGCCCCTTTGGAGATATCAAGCTTGACGGCTTCGACCTGG ACAATGAATCCGGCAACCCCACGGGTTACCTAGCTATGGTAAAGCGTTTCAAGTCCAACTTCCAGTCAGACACAAGCAAAACCTACTTCCTCACTGCGGCTCCCCAATGCCCTTTCCCCGATGCCTCGCAGCCCCAAGATGTTTGCAGTGAATTGGACTTTGTCTGGGTCCAGTTTTACAATAACGGCGATTGCAACATTGCGCAATCTGATTTCCTAAATTCCGTCCAGACATGGAGCAGCGGTATTGGCAACGCCAAGCTGTATATAGGTGCTTTGGCTAGTGGCTCTGATGGTGATCAGGGCTTCGCTGACGCTAATACGCTATTGGGTGCTATTCAGGATGTAAAGAACATGAATCTCTCCAATTACGGCGGTGCCATGCTTTGGGAAGCCCAGCTGGCGGTTCAAAACGACAACTTTCAGCAGAAAATTGCTCCCGGTCTATAA